In Neospora caninum Liverpool complete genome, chromosome Ib, one DNA window encodes the following:
- a CDS encoding putative PAN domain-containing protein: MARVLRFSSLANRPRLFPLILSIVLSSQVWQTVMHQNSVSFFQWADAIAPTQSRQPLTGVGVAKPLRQGHLGSTSAASSPASEKAASGSPVLPADVDPLKAVSFAATRSTASAVTTEYRCYRVEKGSNATTVETREEVVAEEDCQRACRTRKDCTHAVLNKAQRTCQLKTGFFDVADGDADTVSMPRSCNSSCLAKNTHASVKELMSAKVMYSPFECLIWCTTQAQCKYWDYNILNSKCFLKGEGSQNQKKEFIGSVFGTTEWCPDDDTATDSSAAQGWTTSGSCMHPQNTKAGGSPFKEIANTSNADICQKHCKKMQSCRYFTYDRNTKFCGLFSGNAWEVSEAAGYVAGPRSCNQTCFLEGQKYQKGELSSQLMYSALDCQVLCQTVSGCEYFSFTKATKMCQLFTGDAKSTELATTGSTSGPKDWCS; this comes from the coding sequence ATGGCTAGAGTcctccgtttttcgtcgctGGCCAACCGGCCCAGGCTTTTCCCCCTCATTCTGTCAATCGTCCTTTCATCACAGGTATGGCAAACCGTTATGCACCAGAATAGCGTCTCGTTCTTTCAGTGGGCAGACGCTATCGCCCCTACCCAGTCCCGCCAACCGCTGACCGGCGTTGGGGTGGCAAAGCCCTTACGACAAGGTCATCTTGGATCCACctctgcagcttcttcacCAGCCTCGGAGAAGGCAGCGTCGGGCTCGCCTGTCCTCCCAGCTGATGTTGACCCTTTGAAAGCCGTCTCGTTtgcggcgacgcgctcgaCTGCGAGCGCCGTCACAACGGAGTACCGTTGCTATCGCGTGGAAAAAGGTTCGAATGCCACAACTgtggagacaagagaagaagtagtggcggaagaagactgtCAGCGCGCATGTCGAACCCGGAAAGACTGTACGCACGCCGTGTTGAACAAGGCGCAGCGTACATGCCAGCTCAAAACTGGGTTTTTTGACGTCGCTGATGGAGATGCCGATACAGTTTCCATGCCGCGCAGTTGCAATTCAAGTTGCCTTGCGAAGAATACGCACGCGAGTGTAAAGGAACTGATGAGCGCCAAAGTGATGTATAGCCCCTTCGAGTGCCTCATCTGGTGCACAACGCAGGCTCAGTGCAAGTACTGGGACTACAATATTTTAAATAGCAAGTGCTTCCTGAAGGGGGAAGGTTCACAGAATCAAAAAAAGGAGTTTATTGGTTCCGTTTTCGGCACAACTGAATGGTGTCCGGATGACGATACCGCTACTGACTCCAGTGCTGCCCAGGGTTGGACCACCTCAGGCTCGTGTATGCACCCGCAGAATACTAAGGCCGGGGGGTCACCCTTCAAGGAAATTGCGAACACGAGTAACGCTGACATATGCCAGAAGCATTGCAAGAAAATGCAAAGCTGCCGATATTTCACTTACGACCGAAACACAAAATTCTGTGGTCTGTTCAGTGGAAACGCGTGGGAAGTGTCCGAGGCGGCAGGCTATGTTGCTGGCCCCAGATCGTGCAACCAGACTTGCTTCTTAGAGGGGCAGAAGTACCAGAAGGGAGAACTTTCCTCACAGTTGATGTACAGCGCCCTCGATTGCCAGGTCCTGTGCCAAACAGTGTCAGGCTGCGAATACTTTTCCTTCACGAAAGCCACCAAAATGTGTCAACTCTTCACCGGCGATGCCAAATCGACGGAGCTGGCCACTACGGGCTCGACATCAGGACCCAAAGACTGGTGCTCCTGA
- a CDS encoding putative ABC transporter: MPGVLSKDSSSPDAPASRASLLLALFRRFCPDKTRKRLFLAMSSLILCSSCNLATPTLLGIAIDAASNSAAASAGHPARGHLAATGGATLQGAGLFGGIGSVLSGVCTAVGQVLRGGGKEALKNQPPKVLFTLIAAVICVGAVASFVRTSQLETAEHEMRVEVRRQLFRTLLYMPPSLFLFRSPGHLLPLFLEDTEALVSAFTQTHAQALRYTSSVVGGSSLLLLISPRVTALALVLLPLAGCSAMLLAKRLRRLRGIREKEVQECTAFLSDRLFHVKTVYIHQEQEQELFRLQSRQDQALEAAKAAAIANGCFFGGLSFSINSTVLALLTYGTTLVKRGVLSYGSLTTFAVYSSMVGVGFSGLTAVFSELARAAEAGERLHAVLSLGDGASALAAAGDRAEGSGNTLDTAETAARLPLVRKISEYQEGRASAGQVAEAVVGEIAFANVSFSYAGTGDFQEGLAQASPLASLVPSLAASPAEARSSSEDGGEGAMPETGEGVETPEPGAGATAVKNISFVVPAGSLTAITGASGSGKSTLLKLLTKQIHPQQGTITLDGADVQAIPTRLLLQKLLGVVNNESTPLLTGLSVRENVMYGLWTPPGSPPCSHLPPRTDENRPGVTPGEAPSSSSASSSGSLACSEELFAEVCRLCNIDQFLSAPNISRENMLVEGTNAGFSTGEQQRLGLARALIKNAAVLVLDEATAHLDAENERVLLHTLRRVLRKDQRLSESESEDDREESAARLLKGAVKTVVLIAHSKAALQMADTVVVLKEGEIVESGPFDALIKNNGELTRLLKLQGEPSGEDTSERGATDGAEAPQLVSQGSWWWRE, encoded by the exons ATGCCCGGGGTTTTGTCCAAAgactcttcgtctccggaCGCCCCTGCGTCCCGGGCGagtcttctcctcgctctctttcggcGTTTCTGCCCGGATaaaacgcggaaaagacTCTTTCTCGCGATGTCTTCGCTCATCCTGTGCAGCTCCTGCAACCTGGCGACGCCGACGTTGTTGGGAATCGCGATCGACGCTGCTTCCAATTCTGCAGCTGCGAGCGCAGGACATCCCGCGCGTGGACACCTCGCTGCCACAGGAGGCGCGACGCTCCAAGGGGCTGGCCTCTTTGGTGGAATAGGATCTGTCCtttcgggtgtatgtacagctgtCGGCCAGGTGTTGCGGggcggaggaaaggaggcgcTGAAGAACCAGCCGCCAAAGGTTCTCTTCACGTTGATTGCTGCCGTCATTTGCGTCGGAGCCGTCGCCAGCTTCGTTCGAACGTCGCAGCTGGAAACTGCCGAACACGAAATGCGAGTGGAAGTGAG ACGCCAGCTCTTTCGGACTCTTTTGTACATgcctccgtcgctcttcctctttcgctcgcctgggcatcttcttccacttttccTGGAGGACACAGAAGCGCTCGTCTCAGCTTTCACGCAGACGCACGCCCAGGCTCTCCGGTACACCAGCAGCGTGGTGGGGGGCTCTTCGTTGCTGCTTCTCATTTCGCCGCGCGTCACagctctcgccctcgttctcctccccCTCGCGGGGTGTTCTGCCATGCTTCTCGCCAA GCggctccgtcgcctccgcggtattcgcgagaaagaagtgcAGGAGTGCACGGCGTTCCTCTCCGACCGGCTGTTCCATGTGAAgacggtgtacatacaccaggAGCAAGAACAAGAACTCTTTCGCCTGCAGAGCAGACAAGATCAGGCTCTGGaggccgcgaaggccgcTGCGATTGCCAACGGATGCTTCTTTGGCGGTCTGTCGTTTTCGATCAACTCGACGGTGCTCGCCCTCCTCACTTACGGCACCACGCTCGTCAAACGGGGCGTG CTGTCCTACGGCAGCCTGACAACCTTCGCCGTTTACTCGTCCATGGTTGGCGTGGGATTCAGCGGTCTGACTGCAGTGTTTTCCGAGCTCGCTCGGGCagccgaggcgggcgagcgCCTTCACGCGGTTCTGTCGCTCGGAGACGGAGCGTCGGCGCTTGCTGCCGCAGGAGACCGCGCCGAGGGGAGCGGAAATACGTTGGAcactgcggagacagccgcgcgtctcccgcttGTCCGCAAGATTTCCGAGTACCAGGAAGGGCGGGCCTCAGCAGGACAGGTTGCCGAGGCGGTCGTCGGTGAGATCGCGTTCGCGaatgtctccttttcctaCGCGGGAACTGGAGACTTCCAAGAGGGCCTCGCACAGGCGTCTCCACTGGCGTCGCTGgtgccgtctctcgcggcctcgccggcggaggcgcgaagTTCCTCTGAGGacgggggcgaaggcgcgatgccagagacaggcgagggagtggagacaccggagcCGGGAGCAGGCGCGACAGCCGTGAAAAACATATCTTTCGTCGTTCCAGCTGGATCTCTCACTGCGATCACAGGAGCGAGTGGCAGCGGGAAAAGTACCCTGCTGAAGCTGCTGACCAAGCAAATTCACCCTCAACAAGGCACCATCACCCTTGACG GCGCGGACGTCCAGGCGATTCCGACGCGGCTGCTTCTTCAAAAACTGCTGGGCGTCGTCAACAACGAGAGCACACCCTTGCTGACCGGGCTGAGTGTTCGGGAAAATGTCATGTACGGTTTGTGGACGCCGCCCGGGAGCCCGCCGTGCTCCCATTTGCCTCCGCGCACGGACGAGAATCGCCCCGGCGTCACCCCTGGCGAggctccttcctcgtcttcagcCTCGTCGTCAGGCTCACTCGCCTGCTCGGAGGAACTGTTCGCGGAAGTGTGTCGCCTGTGCAACATAGACCAATTTCTGTCTGctccgaatataagccgagAAAACATGCTCGTCGAGGGTACGAACGCGGGCTTCAGCACTGGCGAGCAGCAGCGTCTCGGACTCGCCCGTGCTCTGATTAAGAACGCGGCAGTCCTCGTTCTCGACGAAGCGACAGCTCACCTGGATgcggagaacgagagggtTCTTCTTCACACGCTGCGTCGCGTCCTGCGAAAGGACCAGCGGCTctcggagagcgagagcgaagacgacagGGAGGAAAGCGCGGCGCGGCTTTTGAAGGGCGCGGTGAAAACGGTTGTGCTCATCGCCCACAGCAAAGCAGCACTGCAGATGGCAGACACTGTTGTCGTTctgaaggagggagaaatcGTCGAGAGTGGGCCGTTCGACGCGCTGATCAAAAACAACGGCGAGCTGACGCGGCTGCTGAAACTTCAAGGCGAGCCTTCTGGGGAAgacacgagcgagagaggagcaaccGACGGGGCAGAAGCGCCACAGCTCGTCTCTCAAGGCAGCTGGTGGTGGCGAGAGTAG
- a CDS encoding putative KH domain-containing protein, which yields MDLTAETAGTPPDLAAERKEAFSHADDGPCYDTDDEAHCAVAGSRSREQEERTPDTRRRASACAADEPESEQRSREEESARPGKVETADERDEARSGPDGEEDGVSCSASNADLLKEDGREGDFDLDEAEPEAREPVRAKRKRGREGQGEDIFATCPEALVEELPDGSKIRSALQRPVLGVLVGDTYSIKVSNEDAAFIIGRGGSTKKKIAAVSGSRVELEDNGLRLDVTGTEEQRERALLYIRLIMQQRLGPVRWDSERNDMCTEGVARLFPPQEDEERDEKKPPRKDLTVLAIPSEAVAYVTGSNGQVLRRIEDEWRTLMFFTQQERGAGKGSAVQTSGKRRNSCASEGTGEDAEAAKDANGKRREETDASSPGGKMEELLIFGSERSRVGASLKVMSAVDQKLRGFYTRRLTAALAARGAGKREGDRNPEDVEMEMPRAEGKEEHAMEESEEHAMEEKEDEKEEEKDEKEEEKDHLEEEMQSTVNGGEGEAGRNGSEGDVFGETLLTTTLENICAPDQSFWDTLKGVDLEEQDSTLILVDIIKIDSCHFSYCLGREGKTRRKLASAAGCMLEYIGHFAFAAGTLAERRRVQEYLSWLVLQREKPIFLSEVCKDGERSDLTVMDIPREKAPHVAGRQGNALRDVEERTGTFCFFEGRRGGKPGPVSASPNELRKKERLLIFGTSGEGRHQAVNLVRRLMGAAERGERGRRGEARHPCNLFFDNPYQLSSALPPFFPHDEGLLPPGPLPRRDVGMHAPFLDAPRILPGPHPRLPLPNFLPPSHMSLLGRQKLPASMPLLPGEGLGPVMGRALSPSARRTAFGEAPSLLFSPFASPGLFPYPDERGRGEALASRRERRGRVSPERASRASRYGPYASPTLRGAPRLEDSFSEEAERGRMRERHVARGAACAGDGLYGGRDGDLESHRRAASSGVPAGSRAAFLPTVLPRPFGGQRSEEIGYGAYPSGAEIDEREAGASGSKSGAKKGGYGLDRERERRAESYRQGALGSRDRHEDRRAAYLGEGEGVGAGGDWGGSGRSRGGYEDREDREKGMYSRESFAGRAEESREAYAYEARRDGRRKEERRHDEESLRRKEGERRKDERTSRRDEYLIAGPNEGSAGEGRLRQEDEAFSSRRVGAGGEGRHRFYGRDDPRDMSEGDVERARRQYSEGEFSHHKPYRHYREEAVERSREEREERASKRRATTLEDPERERRDERHHGYAAEGDNAFLLASREDRGRRGDRADPLAGDASTQPGSGNRRRDDRGAYSGERAGRDKERREEYGAAATAHELPSRRRLDEDDSLGAPGEVGSYGVAGDGQRRRSRSPGGGPYFVGYGGYSARTSTAQAPAVHAYDRGERAGGERRREREALERDGEDRRQDEDRYRASAGGRRDRAEYGGRSEEERRREEADSGVYEQRHRGYRTAREDRA from the exons ATGGACctgacagcggagacagcggggacTCCCCCAGATCTcgccgccgagagaaaggaagcatTTTCGCACGCCGACGACGGGCCGTGCTACGACACAGATGACGAGGCGCACTGCGCGGTCGCCGGCTCCAGGAGTCGtgaacaagaagagagaacgccgGACACGCGTCGGCGAgcaagcgcatgcgcagcggACGAACCAGAGAGTGAACAGAgatcgagagaagaggagtcGGCGAGGCCTGGAAAGgtggagacagccgacgagagagacgaggcgcggaGCGGCcccgacggagaggaagatggcGTCTCGTGCTCGGCGTCCAACGCGGACTTGCTCAaggaagacggcagagagggcgATTTCGATCTGGACGAAGCTGagccggaggcgcgcgaacCGGTGCGcgcgaaacgaaagagaggtcgagaaggacagggagaagacatCTTCGCGACTTGTCCGGAAGCTCTTGTCGAGGAACTGCCCGACGGCTCAAAGATTCGCTCTGCGCTCCAGCGTCCGGTCCTCGGCGTCCTCGTCGGAGACACCTACTCGATCAAAGTCAGCAACGAAGACGCCGCGTTCATCATCGGCCGGGGCGGAAGCACGAAGAAAAAAATCGCAGCCGTCTCGGGATCTCGGGTCGAACTCGAAGACAACG GCCTTCGTCTGGATGTGACGGGGActgaagagcagagagagcgtgCGCTGCTGTATATTCGGCTTATTATGCAGCAGCGATTGGGCCCTGTGCGAtgggacagcgagagaaatgATATGTGCACG GAGGGGGTAGCGCGTTTGTTCCCGCCgcaagaagacgaggaaagagatgagaagaagccgccgcgAAAAGACTTGACTGTTTTGGCCATTCCGAGCGAGGCGGTGGCGTACGTGACGGGGAGCAACGGCCAAGTGCTGCGCAGAATCGAAGACGAGTGGCGAACGCTCATGTTCTTCACGCAGCAAGAGCGGGGCGCCGGCAAGGGCTCGGCTGTACAGACTTCCGGGAAGCGCCGAAACAGCTGTGCCTCGGAGGggacgggagaagacgcggaggcggcgaaggacgcaaacgggaagaggcgcgaagagacagacgcctCCAGCCCCGGCGGGAAGATGGAAGAGCTCCTCATCTTTGGCAGCGA GCGAAGTCGCGTAGGTGCCAGCTTGAAAGTGATGAGCGCAGTGGACCAGAAGCTGCGGGGTTTCTACACGCGGCGCCTGACGGCTgcgctcgccgcgcgcgggGCTGGAAAGCGCGAAGGAGACCGGAACCCCGAAGATGTCGAAATGGAGATGCCGCGcgcggaagggaaggaagaacatGCGatggaagaaagcgaagaacaTGCgatggaagaaaaggaggacgaaaaggaggaagaaaaggacgaaaaggaggaagagaaggaccatttggaagaagagatgcaGTCGACCGTCaacggaggcgagggcgaggctgGACGGAACGGGAGTGAGGGCGACGTGTTTGGAGAAACGCTCTTGACAACAACTTTGGAAAACATCTGCGCTCCGGACCAGAGCTTTTGGGATACTTTGAAGGGCGTCGACCTCGAAGAGCAGGACAGCACGCTCATCCTCGTCGACATCATCAAAATCGACTCTTGCCATTTCTCCTACTGTCTCGGGCGGGAAGGCAAGACGCGGCGGAAACTTGCGTCGGCCGCCGGGTGCATGCTCGAGTACATTGGGCACTTTGCTTTTGCTGCcg gaACTCTTGCGGAGCGCCGTCGAGTTCAGGAGTACCTTTCCTGGCTAGTGctacagagggagaagccgatTTTCCTCAGTGAGGTGTGCAAAGACGGCGAAAG GTCGGACTTAACGGTGATGGACATtcccagagagaaggctcCGCACGTGGCAGGGCGGCAAGGCAATGCTCTGCGCGAtgtggaagagagaaccgggacgttctgcttcttcgaAGGAAGAAG GGGCGGGAAGCCTGGCCCggtttctgcttcgccgaACGAGCtcaggaagaaggaaagactgCTGATTTTCGGAACGTCTGGTGAAGGTCGACACCAGGCGGTGAATCTGGTTCGTCGTTTGATgggagcggcagagaggggcgagcggGGCCGTCGTGGAGAGGCTCGGCACCCGTGCAACCTCTTCTTCGACAATCCTTACCAGCTGTCGTCTGCGCTCCCGCCCTTCTTTCCGCACGACGAAGGGCTGCTGCCTCCGGGGCCTCTGCCCCGCCGAGA cgtGGGAATGCATGCACCGTTTCTGGATGCGCCTCGGATTCTGCCGGGGCCTCATCCGCGTCTTCCGTTGCCGAATTTTCTGCCGCCAAGTCACATGTCTCTGCTGGGGCGCCAGAAACTTCCGGCCTCGATGCCGCTGCTGCCTGGCGAAGGCCTCGGACCGGTGATGGGacgcgcgctgtctccgtccgctCGGCGGACCGCGttcggcgaggcgccgtctctgctgttctctccctttgctTCTCCAGGCCTCTTTCCGTATCCTGACGAGCGGGGCCGTGGGGAGGCGCTTGCGtcgcggcgggagagacgaggccgagTGTCCCCCGAGAgggcgtctcgcgcttctcgctaCGGGCCCTACGCGTCTCCGACTCTGCGCGGCGCTCCGCGGCTCGAGGACAGCTTCTCcgaggaggcggaaagaGGGCGAATGCGCGAGCGTCACGTCgctcgaggcgccgcctgcgcaggAGACGGGCTGTACGGAGGTCGTGACGGCGATCTGGAGTCGCACCGCCGTGCCGCCTCCAGCGGAGTGCCCGCCGGTAGCAgagccgcgtttcttccgaCGGTTCTTCCGCGGCCTTTCGGCGGACAGAGGTCCGAGGAGATCGGCTACGGGGCGTACCCGAGCGGGGCAGAGATCGACGAGAGGGAGGCTGGCGCGTCGGGCTCGAAATCTGGGGCCAAGAAGGGCGGGTACGGCCTAgatcgcgagagagagagaagagctgaGAGCTATCGCCAGGGAGCGCTGGGTAGTCGAGACCGACATGAAGATCGGCGAGCGGCGTACCttggcgagggcgagggcgTCGGCGCGGGGGGTGACTGGGGAGGCAGTGGCCGATCCCGTGGGGGCTACGAAGACCGCGAAGACCGCGAGAAGGGCATGTACAGCCGCGAGAGCTTTGCGGGCCGAGCTGAAGAGTCGCGTGAGGCGTACGCGTACGAGGCGCGTCGAGACGGCAGACGAAAGGAGGAGCGGCGACATGACGAGGAGAGCCTGCGCAggaaggagggcgagagaagaaaagacgagcgAACCAGCCGCAGGGACGAGTACTTGATTGCGGGGCCCAACGAGGGCTCTGCCGGCGAAGGCCGGCTGCGacaggaggacgaggcgttTTCGAGCCGGCGAGTCGGCGCTGGGGGCGAAGGGCGGCACCGCTTCTACGGGAGAGACGATCCGCGAGACATGTCCGAGGGGGACGTGGAGCGAGCACGGAGACAGTACTCAGAGGGCGAGTTTTCGCACCACAAACCGTACCGGCACTACCGGGAAGAGGCCGTCGAGCGAAgtcgcgaggagagggaggagcgcGCGTCGAAACGTCGCGCCACGACCCTCGAAGATCCCGAACGCGAACGGCGAGACGAGCGTCACCACGGGTACGCAGCAGAGGGGGACAATGCGTTCCTTCTTGCTTCTCGCGAAGATCGAGGCCGACGAGGAGACCGCGCTGATCccctcgccggcgacgccAGCACGCAGCCCGGTTCCGGCAACCGTCGCAGAGACGACCGAGGGGCGTACAGCGGCGAGCGCGCTGGCCGCGAcaaggagaggcgcgaggagtACGGCGCGGCCGCGACGGCCCACGAGCTTCcgtctcggcgccgcctcgacgaggacgacagCTTAGGAGCTCCTGGGGAGGTGGGAAGTTACGGCGTGGCGGGCGACGGTCAGCGACGGCGGAGTCGGTCTCCAGGCGGCGGGCCCTACTTTGTGGGGTACGGCGGCTACTCGGCGCGGACTTCcacggcgcaggcgccggctgtgcatgcgtacgaccgaggcgagcgcgccggcggagaaagacggcg